Within the Haloarcula sp. CBA1127 genome, the region TGAGGTGAATAAACACAGTGCTTGTGGGAATATCCAGATGAGACGCAAGATCTGAGAGACCGACCGGTTCACGTTTTTCGAGCGCGGCGAGAATATCCAGCGTTGTCTCGACCGCACTGATCGTTTTCTTGTTTTGCGAGGGCATAGATGCGCTTTTTTTTGCAGGCTGAAATAGATTCCGCCGAGAGCCAAAACGTTTCCCATCACGTTGGAAAATGGTACTGTCAACTGGTATAGCCCATTCTAACAGGAGTACGGATGTTATTTTTTACAACCTCGCCACTCGCGAAGAGTGGCAACACATCACATGAAGATGCGGGCCGGGTGACTCGGACCCTAATTCAGCAGTTACAGTTCCTCTAGCGTCGTTTTGTGACATTCGTCTGTTCTACACGAGCGCAACAGGTGGCTTTCAATCTCGTTGAAAGTGATTGGAACCGCTCTGATATCCCATTTCCCGCGAGGAAGCAGTTCTCTGCTCCGTCTTCTGTATCACGGAGTGGGTTCGTACGTACGGGTGTGACGTTTTGGCCTCGGTTCAGAACCGCCGGCTACGCGGTCAAACCGGGCGTTACTCCGCATGGTGCTACCGGTTTCGATGTGATCGGTCTACCTAACTGTGCAAGTACTACCAACATTTATTAATGATGATTGCGATGCTTCTTCTACTCGGTATGAGCGAAGTTACACTATCAAACGTCAGCAAGGTATACGACGACAACGTCCTTGCAGTCGAAGACCTTTCTCTGGCCGTCGAGGATGGGGAGTTTGTCGTCGTTGTCGGACCATCCGGGTGTGGGAAGTCGACCACGCTTCGGATGATCGCCGGGCTCGAAACAGTCACCGACGGCGAGATCGCCATCGGCGAGGACGTCGTCAACGACGTCCGTCCACAGGACCGGAACATTGCGATGGTGTTCCAGAGTTACGCCCTGTATCCGCACATGACCGTGCGCGATAACATGTCCTTCGGGCTCCGGCTGTCAGGCGAGTACGATGATCAGATCGAGCAACGCGTGACCGAGGCTGCCGAACTGCTGGAGATTTCGGACCTCATGGAGGACCTACCGAAACAACTCTCGGGTGGCCAGCAACAGCGCGTCGCGCTCGGGCGGGCTATCGTCCGCGACCCGGAGGTGTTTCTGATGGATGAACCGCTGTCAAATCTCGACGCCAAGCTTCGGACACAGATGCGCACGGAGATACAGCGGATTCAAGAAGAGCTTGACGTGACGACAATTTACGTTACGCACGATCAGACGGAAGCGATGACGATGGCCGACCGTATCGTGATTCTCAATCAGGGGGAACTCCAGCAGGTTGCGCCACCGGAACGCTGCTACGATGAGCCCAACAACAAATTCGTTGCGGGGTTCATCGGATCACCGTCGATGAACTTCTTCGAAGTGAGTGTGACTAACAGCGGCGGGCGCGCGACGCTGCACTCGGCGACTGTCGAGTTCACGGTCGACGTCGATATTCCGGACGGGGAGTACACGCTGGGCGTACGGCCGGAGGATTTCGTCGCCGGAGACGCTGGGGAGTACATCGAGACAGTCGTCGATGTCGTGGAACCAATGGGCTCTGACAACTTCCTCTATCTGGAGACTGGGGGCGGATCGAAAGAAGTCGTCGCCCGGGTCGATAGCGAATACCGTCCGGAGCGGGGCGACAAAATCGCGCTCGGGTTTCATACAGAGGATATGCATCTGTTTGGTCCCGATGGCGAGCGAGTGGAACTGAATCAGCCACAGCGGACAGAATCAGTGTAATATGTTGTACGATACTATCGGACGGAAAGAGAGCGAGTGGGCTGGAATGACTGCGAGTCAGATCCGAGGTGTCGGCGAACAGCCGGGCTCGGTCCTTGTTATTCCCGTCGGAAGCGTCGAACAGCACGGGAACCACCTCCCAGTCATCACCGACACACTCCTCGTCGAGGCGATGGTCGACACTGCTATCGAGCGCCTAGATGGCGTTCCTGTCGTCGTGACACCGCCGGTCTGGAGCGGGTTCTCACCACACCATCTGTCGTTCGGTGGGACCCTCTCACTCGAATTCGCGCACTTGCGAGCGACACTTGAGGATATCGCACACGCTGGCATCCAGAACGGATTCGACGCGGTGCTGTTCGTCAACGGCCACGGCGGGAACAGTTCACTCATCGACGCCGTCGTGAGTACCGTGGGCGTCGACACTGATGCGGAAGTCCTCGGAACAACGTACTTTCACCTTGCGTCGGATAGAATCGAGGAGCTCCGAACGACCGAGACCGGGGGGATGGCGCACGGCGGTGAGTTCGAGACGTCCCTCATGCTCGCGCTCCGACCAGACCTCGTGGGCGACCCGGCGGTCCGTGACGGTGAACCGATGGATGAACACTACAGCTGGGGCGGGCAAGACTTGCTCGACGGAGGTACCGTCTCCGTCTACCGCTCGTTCGACGAGTATTCCTCATCCGGAGCTATCGGGACGCCGAAGCAGGCGAGCGCAGAAACAGGCGAACGAATACGCTCGGTCATCGGCGACGAACTCGCGGCCCTCATGACCGCGATCCACGAGAACAATGCCTGACCAATGAGCGACACAACACAAAGAATTATGTACATGGAAATAGGTGACATTAACGATGCAGCCCGATAACAACGACAGGTCTGTCGAGGACAGTATCGACCGCCGACGGCTTCTCCAGGCGCTTGGCGCAGGCGGCGCCATCGCCATCGCCGGGTGCAGCGGCGACGGTGGGAGCGGCAGTGACGGTGGTGAGGGTGACAGCGAAAGCGGCGGTGATGGCGGCGACGGCGGTACGCAGAGCGTGCAGTTCCTCACGATGGGCGTCGGGGACAACATCAAGCAGTTCTTCGAGGAGAACAATGCGGCCTTCGAGGACGAACACGACGTCGACGTAGAGTTCACCAGCGTTACGTGGGACAACGCACGGCAAACCGTGAACAACCGCGTCGACGGCGGCGAAGCACCCGATGTCAGTCGGTGGCCTGCGCGCTGGATCCCCCAGCTCGTGGGCAAAAACGCGCTGGAACCGCTCGATGGCATGATGGACGGGGAGTTCGGTGAACAGTTCTACGACGGCGTGGCCGAAGGGACGATGTACAACGGCTCCCACTACGGCGTGCCGTGGGCCGCCTCGAACAAGTGTCTCTACTACAACAAGGATGTCTTCGAGGCGGCGGGGCTCGACCCCGAAGACCCATCGCTCGACTCGTGGCAGGATATGCTGGATGCCGCAACGCAGATCCGCGACAGTGATGGGAGCGTTCCAGCACTGGGCCTTGCAGGGGCCGACGCAATCGAAACCGGGTCGCAGTACTACCACTACCACTGGTCACACGGCGCAGACCTCGTCAACGACGAGGGAATGCCGGTCGTGAACTCCAGTGGCGCTGTCGATGCCCTCTCGTTGTACACCGACCTCCATCTCGAACACAACGTCACGCAGTCATCGCCGCTCTCCTCGACCCGGCAGGACATCCGTCAGCTGTTCGAGAACGGTGACCTCGGGATGGTTATCGGGCACGTGTACACGGGACTCAACATCACCGCCGCGAAGGAAAACGGTGACGTCGACTTCGACTACGGTATCGTGCAGGTGCCGCGTGGCCCAGAGGGCCGGTACAGCCTCTTTACTATCGACACGCTCGCAATCCTGAGTCAGAGCGAACACAAGGACCTCGCCCGGGACCTGATCCGGTTCTACTTCGACGAAGAGCGGCGGTTCCAGTACTCGAAGGAGAAAGGGTTCCTCCCCGTCGTCGAAGCCGTCGGGGAGCGCTCGTACTTCTCAGAATCGAAGAACTGGGGACCGTTCGTCGAGGCAGGGCAGTACGCCCGTGCCCGACCGAAGCTCAGTAACTTCAGCGAATTCAACGACCGGATGGTCCAGGCCATTCAGGAAGCACTGGCGGACCGGAAGTCACCACAAAAAGCGCTCAACGATGCCCAGAGTGATCTCGAAGATGCCATGGAGTGACAGACAGGGATGAGTCTGGCAGAGGAATACACCGAAACATCTGATAACTCGCGTCTCGAACGAGGGCTGGCGTATGTCCAGCGCAATAGCCGCGCGTACCTCCTCATCGCCCCCGCAGCGGTGTTCCTGCTGGCCGTCGTCGGATACCCGATTATCGAGACGTTCCGGCTGTCACTGTACCAGTCACCCGCCGACTCAAACATTGAGACGTTCGTGGGACTCCAGCATTACGTCGAAATATTCAACAGCGACATCTTCTACCGACTGCTCTGGCAGACCGGTCGCTGGGTCGTCGCCGGTGTCGCGGGCAAGACACTGCTTGGACTGCTCATCGCCGTTCACCTCAAGGGAGATATCCGCGGTCGGAAGTTCTTCCGCACGGCGTTTCTCATTCCGTGGGGGATTCCCTACGCGATTTCCGCTGTGGTGTTTCGCTGGATAGAGCACCCGCAGTTTGGCTACCTCAACGCGATCTTGCTGAAACTCGGCATCATCGAACAGGGTATCGGTATCCTCGGAAATCCGAGTCTGGCGTGGCTCGGCGTCGTCGTGGCTGATATCTGGATTGGGACACCGTTCATGGCAATCATCTTCCTTGCGGGGTTGCAATCGATACCCCAGGAACTGTACGAGGCAGCTGCCATCGACGGTGCCGAGAAGTGGCATCAGTTCCGGTACATCACGCTCCCACAGCTGAAAAGCGTCGTCCTGATTGCCACGCTGCTGTCGACAATCTGGACGTTCGTCAGCTTCGACGTCATCTGGACGATGACCGGTGGGGGGCCGATCAGTTCGACAGCAACGCTCGTCATTCACATCTATCAGGTGGGCCTCCAGAACGGGAACCTCGGGCGCGGAGCCGCCTACAGTGTCATCGGGTTCCTGTTCCTGTTCGTCTTTGCCATCATCTACCTGCGCATCTACACGCGCGGGGGTGACGAGCTATGACGATGGCAGGCCACGACCGGAGCAGTCTTCGAAAGGTTCGCCTCTACGGCGTGCTGATCGGACTGCTCGGGCTCATGATGTTGCCGTTCTACGCGATGTTCTCGAGTACGCTCAAGCCGGAATCGGAGATATTCGCTGCGCCAGCGACACTGGTCCCCAGCGACCCCAGCGTCCAGGCGTATCTGCAGGTCTGGACACAGACCGACGTGTTGCTCTGGGTCGGGAATAGCTTCATCATCTCGGTAGGGACGGTCGTGTTGACGCTGCTGTTGGCGATACCGGCCGCGTACTCGTGTGCCCGGAACGACTTCGTGGGGAAACGGACCTTTCTCCTCTCCGTGCTGGTCGTACAGATGTTCGCACCGGTCGTGTTAATCGTCGGCCTCTTCGACGTTATCTCCCAGATGGGACTGTTCAACACCTATCTGGCTGTGATCGTCCCGGCGGCGGCGTTCACACTGCCGTTCAACGTCTGGATGCTGTACGGGTATTTCAAGACAATCCCCGTCGCGCTCGAAGAGTCAGCGCGTATCGACGGCGCGAGCCAACTGCAGATCCTCACGAAGATCGTGCTCCCGCTGACGAAGCCAGCGCTTGTCGCCAGTGTCACCTACACCTTCCTCTACGCGTGGAATCGGCTGCTGTTCGTGCTCACCTTCCTCACTGACAGTGCGAAGTACAACATCCCGCGCGGTGTCTTCTCGATGGTCGGTGCGCTGCAGACCGACTGGCGGATGATGCTCACCGTCTCTGTTATCGGTATCATCCCGCTCCTAATTCTGTTCGCCTTCCTAGAGGAGTATATCGTGGCTGGCATGACGGCTGGCGCAGTCAAGGAGTAACCGCCTCTACTTTTATTATCGCCGCGATAGTTGTCCGCGTATGGAATTTGCGATGTGGGCGTACCCATGGGACCTGCTTGACGAAGGGCCGGCCAAGGTGGAAACACGACTGCGTGGCGTCGGCGTTGACGAACTGAACCTCGCGACGAACTATCACACTGTGCAGGCATTCACGCCACACAATCCGGAGCGACGGACGCTGTTTGCCCGCGCGAGTTCGTATTTCGAGCCCGGGCCAGAGTACGGGGACCTCGAACCAGTGCCGTACGAGCAGATGGACGGGGACTGGGTCGCGGACGTCGCCGCCGGCCTGTCAGAGCTTTCACTCACTTCCTGGACAGTCGGCTGCCACAACTCTCGGCTCGGGATGGCCAACCCCGAGTACACGCTGGAATCTGCACACGGTGACGACCTGATCTTTGGCCTGTGCCCGTCCCAGCCCGCAGTCCAGACGTATCTCTCGGCACTGGTCTCGGATCTGTCGTCTCGCGATGAGTTCGCTCGGATCGAACTGGAAACGTTCGATTACTTCTACGGGACGGGCTTTGGATGGCACCATCAGAAGATTCACGCACGGCTGGGGGTGCTCGGAGAGTTCCTGCTCGGGATGTGTTTCTGTCCACACTGTCAGGAGAATGCGACGGCTGCGGGTGTCGATGCTGAACAAGCACGCGAGACGGTAGCCAACGCGCTGGACAGTATTGTCGCTGGCGACGTACCACACGACCGCACACCGGAAGAGTGGCTCGCGGAGCACAGTACCGTCGCTGCGTACGTCGATGTCCGCGAACAGACGTTGTCATCACTGTACGCCACGCTGGCCGACGCCGCGGGAACGACACCGCTTGGCTACTACGTCGGTGCCCCGGAACCCGGCCGCGAGTGGATTGTCGGGGCGGACCTGCAAGCGCTCTCGGAGCACGTCGATTATTACTGTCTGCCGGCCTACGAGTCGTCACGTGACGCAGTCATAGAGGCGTACAACGCCGTTGAGACAGTGATCGATGATGTGCCACTTCACGTTGGCCTCTTACCGGGCCATCCAGCCATCGACGACGAGGCTACCGTGGTCGATATCGTGGAAACCCTCGACTCGAAGGGAGTGCCGCGGCTCTCGTTCTATAACTACGGACTGCTTCCGGAGCGGTCACTGGAGTGGGTCGAAACCGCCATCGAGACAGTGAGCTGAGAGGGGGAAGCGGTACTTTGATATCGGTTCCCGGACGACAGAATGGCATGGAGATAACCGGCGTGTCAGCGGTAACTGTAGATGTACCGTTGGCCGACTTGGATGAGTACCTCGGAATCGGGCCGTACGTGACCAACCACGGAGAGTTACAGTCGATGGAACGCGTCCTCGTCCGTGTCGACACGAATGAAGGCATTAGCGGCTGGGGCGAGATGCGTGTCTTCCTGTCACCAGAGGCTACTGAGTCGATTATCGAAGACGGTGTCGGCCCGATGATTGAGGGCCAGTCGCCGTTCGAAATCGAGCGCCTCCGCCGGCAGGTGTTCGTCGAGTACACCAACGTCGATATGTTCTTTGCCGCCGTCGAAACGGCCTGCTGGGACATCGTCGGGAAAGCCCTCGATAGACCTGTGTACGAACTTCTCGGCGGGTGGACAGCACCGACACAGGGGGCTCAGCAACACCGACAAAGCGTCGATGGCAACAGTACTGCACCCGCTGACGTCCCCGTTGCCTTCTGTCTCGGCATCCTCTCACCCGAGGAGTCCCGTATCAAGGCGCGAGAAGCGCTCGAAGCTGGCTTCACTGTCCTCAAAACGAAGGCTGGGCGGGACTGGCGACGGGATGTCGAGCGAATCAAAGCGATGCACGATGAGGTCGACGGGCAGTTAGCGTTCCGACTCGACCCGAATCAGGGCTGGACGCTCGACCAGGCGGTTCGGGTCGGGGCGATGCTCGAAGATGCGGGAATCTACCTACAGTACATGGAACAGCCGATTCGGGTCGATTCACACACGTCGCTAGCTCGGCTCAGGCAACGACTCCGCCAGCCGATCGCGCCGAACGAGGACACGTATATCTCGCATAATCTGCAATCGCTCGTGGAAGCTGGCGCGATGGATGTCGGCGTTATCGACCTGACCCCAGCCGGCGGCATCAGTGGGATTCGACAGCAGGCCGCTATCCTCGAAGACGCCGGAGTTCCCTTTACACACCACTGTGCGTTCGATTTGGGGATTCGGACTGCGGCGATCCTCCACGGGGTCACCGGCATCCCGGGCTTTTCGTTGCCCCCGGATTCGACGTACTACGGCTGGGAAGCGGACGTCATCGAGGCACCGTTCGAGGTCAGCGACGGCTGCCTCCCAGCCCCTGAGGGACCCGGCCTCGGTATCACTGTGGATATGGCTGCCATTGAGGAGTATCGAATCACATGAGCGGACAAGAGCAACTTTCAATAGGGCAGCTTACGTGGGTGACCCTGTCATGGTAGAGTTATCACTAGCGGACCGGCCGGCCATTGTGACTGGCGCGTCGCGGGGTATCGGGCGCGAAATCGCAGCCCGGTTCGCCGAAGCGGGTGGCGACGTCGTCGTCTGCTCGCGCACCTACGAGGATGTGGAAGCGGTTGCGACGGAGCTAACCGACACACATGAGGGTCGCGTTGTTCCGGTCGAGTGTGACGTCACAGACCGTGAAGCGGTGCGGGACCTTGTCGACACGGCCATCGAAGAATTCGGGGACATCCGGGTACTTGTAAACAACGCTGGCGGGGCAGACGAATCCGCCAACCTGTTGCACCGGTGTGACGAGGAGACCTTCGAATCGATGGTCGACCTGAACCTGAAGAGCCAATTCCTCCTGAGCAAAGAGGTACTGCCGGCGATGGTCGCTGCTGGCGGCGGGTCGATAATCCACATGGGCTCGGTCAACGGCCTGTTCGGTATCGGGCTCTCCGGCTACTCCGAGGCGAAAAGCGGACTCCTGGCGCTCTCCCGAAACATCGCCGCCCACTACGGACAACACGGGGTCCGGTCGAACGTTATTTCAGCAGCGACCATCGAAACGGCGAACAGGCGGGCAGAGATGGAAAACACGGAAGAACGGACCGGTGAGACCAGCGCCCGGGAGCGCTGGCTCGACCAGTATCCGCTCGGTCGGTTCGGCACACCGCGGGAGGTCGCTGATACGACCCTGTTCCTTGCCTCCGAAATGTCGAGTTTCGTTACCGGTGAGAATCTGGTGCTTGACGGCGGATTGACGACG harbors:
- a CDS encoding carbohydrate ABC transporter permease — encoded protein: MSLAEEYTETSDNSRLERGLAYVQRNSRAYLLIAPAAVFLLAVVGYPIIETFRLSLYQSPADSNIETFVGLQHYVEIFNSDIFYRLLWQTGRWVVAGVAGKTLLGLLIAVHLKGDIRGRKFFRTAFLIPWGIPYAISAVVFRWIEHPQFGYLNAILLKLGIIEQGIGILGNPSLAWLGVVVADIWIGTPFMAIIFLAGLQSIPQELYEAAAIDGAEKWHQFRYITLPQLKSVVLIATLLSTIWTFVSFDVIWTMTGGGPISSTATLVIHIYQVGLQNGNLGRGAAYSVIGFLFLFVFAIIYLRIYTRGGDEL
- a CDS encoding ABC transporter ATP-binding protein yields the protein MSEVTLSNVSKVYDDNVLAVEDLSLAVEDGEFVVVVGPSGCGKSTTLRMIAGLETVTDGEIAIGEDVVNDVRPQDRNIAMVFQSYALYPHMTVRDNMSFGLRLSGEYDDQIEQRVTEAAELLEISDLMEDLPKQLSGGQQQRVALGRAIVRDPEVFLMDEPLSNLDAKLRTQMRTEIQRIQEELDVTTIYVTHDQTEAMTMADRIVILNQGELQQVAPPERCYDEPNNKFVAGFIGSPSMNFFEVSVTNSGGRATLHSATVEFTVDVDIPDGEYTLGVRPEDFVAGDAGEYIETVVDVVEPMGSDNFLYLETGGGSKEVVARVDSEYRPERGDKIALGFHTEDMHLFGPDGERVELNQPQRTESV
- a CDS encoding mandelate racemase/muconate lactonizing enzyme family protein, with amino-acid sequence MEITGVSAVTVDVPLADLDEYLGIGPYVTNHGELQSMERVLVRVDTNEGISGWGEMRVFLSPEATESIIEDGVGPMIEGQSPFEIERLRRQVFVEYTNVDMFFAAVETACWDIVGKALDRPVYELLGGWTAPTQGAQQHRQSVDGNSTAPADVPVAFCLGILSPEESRIKAREALEAGFTVLKTKAGRDWRRDVERIKAMHDEVDGQLAFRLDPNQGWTLDQAVRVGAMLEDAGIYLQYMEQPIRVDSHTSLARLRQRLRQPIAPNEDTYISHNLQSLVEAGAMDVGVIDLTPAGGISGIRQQAAILEDAGVPFTHHCAFDLGIRTAAILHGVTGIPGFSLPPDSTYYGWEADVIEAPFEVSDGCLPAPEGPGLGITVDMAAIEEYRIT
- a CDS encoding carbohydrate ABC transporter permease, whose translation is MTMAGHDRSSLRKVRLYGVLIGLLGLMMLPFYAMFSSTLKPESEIFAAPATLVPSDPSVQAYLQVWTQTDVLLWVGNSFIISVGTVVLTLLLAIPAAYSCARNDFVGKRTFLLSVLVVQMFAPVVLIVGLFDVISQMGLFNTYLAVIVPAAAFTLPFNVWMLYGYFKTIPVALEESARIDGASQLQILTKIVLPLTKPALVASVTYTFLYAWNRLLFVLTFLTDSAKYNIPRGVFSMVGALQTDWRMMLTVSVIGIIPLLILFAFLEEYIVAGMTAGAVKE
- a CDS encoding sugar ABC transporter substrate-binding protein → MQPDNNDRSVEDSIDRRRLLQALGAGGAIAIAGCSGDGGSGSDGGEGDSESGGDGGDGGTQSVQFLTMGVGDNIKQFFEENNAAFEDEHDVDVEFTSVTWDNARQTVNNRVDGGEAPDVSRWPARWIPQLVGKNALEPLDGMMDGEFGEQFYDGVAEGTMYNGSHYGVPWAASNKCLYYNKDVFEAAGLDPEDPSLDSWQDMLDAATQIRDSDGSVPALGLAGADAIETGSQYYHYHWSHGADLVNDEGMPVVNSSGAVDALSLYTDLHLEHNVTQSSPLSSTRQDIRQLFENGDLGMVIGHVYTGLNITAAKENGDVDFDYGIVQVPRGPEGRYSLFTIDTLAILSQSEHKDLARDLIRFYFDEERRFQYSKEKGFLPVVEAVGERSYFSESKNWGPFVEAGQYARARPKLSNFSEFNDRMVQAIQEALADRKSPQKALNDAQSDLEDAME
- a CDS encoding SDR family NAD(P)-dependent oxidoreductase, whose protein sequence is MVELSLADRPAIVTGASRGIGREIAARFAEAGGDVVVCSRTYEDVEAVATELTDTHEGRVVPVECDVTDREAVRDLVDTAIEEFGDIRVLVNNAGGADESANLLHRCDEETFESMVDLNLKSQFLLSKEVLPAMVAAGGGSIIHMGSVNGLFGIGLSGYSEAKSGLLALSRNIAAHYGQHGVRSNVISAATIETANRRAEMENTEERTGETSARERWLDQYPLGRFGTPREVADTTLFLASEMSSFVTGENLVLDGGLTTSLPTSFINKVYDANDQPTAN
- a CDS encoding creatininase family protein; translation: MLYDTIGRKESEWAGMTASQIRGVGEQPGSVLVIPVGSVEQHGNHLPVITDTLLVEAMVDTAIERLDGVPVVVTPPVWSGFSPHHLSFGGTLSLEFAHLRATLEDIAHAGIQNGFDAVLFVNGHGGNSSLIDAVVSTVGVDTDAEVLGTTYFHLASDRIEELRTTETGGMAHGGEFETSLMLALRPDLVGDPAVRDGEPMDEHYSWGGQDLLDGGTVSVYRSFDEYSSSGAIGTPKQASAETGERIRSVIGDELAALMTAIHENNA